A stretch of DNA from Candidatus Eisenbacteria bacterium:
CACGCCGACGGGCGTTTCGCAGCCGGCGCCCAGCACGACGGCGATCGAGAGCGCCACCGCGATGCTGCGGCGTCGACGTCCTACCGCGCGGCGCCCCACGTCGTGCTCTCTGGCCGACCGGCGGCGTGCACGCAAGGCGAGGCCGGTTTGCCCGTCCCGGCCCGGTCCGTTATGCGGAGCCCCGAGCGTCAACGGTTCCCTGATGGAAATCACGCGCGCCGAGCAAGAGGGCGGCCGACTCGCGCTTCGACTCGCGGGCACCATCGGCCTCGACGCGGTCGCGACGCTTCGGGCGCGGGCGCAGGAGCTCGCGGGCGAGGCGGCCCGCGGCGTCGACTTCGATCTCTCGAAGGTCGATGCCATGGACGGCAGTGCGATGGCCGTCCTGCTCCAGATGCGGACCGAGCTCGCCCACGGCGGCGCCGACGTCCGCGTGGTCGGCGCGCACGACGCGGTCGCGCGCCTCTACGAGCTGTACGACAGCGCCGAACGCAAGGCCTCGCTGCGCGAGCGACCCGCACCCGTGAGCACGCTCGAGCAGATCGGCCGCGAGGTGGCCGGACTGATCACCGGACTCTTCGAGCAGCTCGACTACCTCGGCAGTCTCCTCCGCGCCTTCCTCGACACCCTGGGCCGGCCCGCCAACGTCAACTGGGGCGACATCCCGCGCGTGATGGAGCGCGCCGGCGCCGACGGCTTCCCGATCGTCGTCATGATCACGTTCCTGGTCGGTATGGTGACCGCGTTCCAGGCCATCGTGCAGCTCCGGCAGTTCGGGGCCGACATCTTCGTCGCCGACCTCGTGGCGCTCTCGGTGGCGCGCGAGCTCGGGCCGCTCATGACGGCCATCATCGTGGCGGGCCGATCGGGGGCCGCGTTCTCGGCCGAGCTCGGTACCATGGCGGTCTCCGAGGAGATCGACGCCTTGAAGACGCTCGGCCTGTCGCCGTACGGGTTCCTCGTCTATCCGCGTCTCGTCGCGCTGCTGCTCGTGGTCCCGCTGCTGACGCTGATCGGCGATCTCTGCGGCATCCTCGGAGGCGTGTTCGTGTCGATGCTCCGCCTCGACATCACGCTCTCCGCCTACCTCCAGCGCACGCAGCAGATGCTTGACCTGTGGGACGTCGGGGGCGGCGTGCTGAAGAGCGTCTTCTTCGGTTGGGCGATCGCCCTCATCGCGTGCCAGCGGGGCATCGCGACGCGCGGCGGCGCTGCGGGCGTCGGGCTGTCGACGACGTCGGCCGTCGTCGCGAGCCTCTTCTCGCTCGTCGTCATCGACGCCGTCTTCACCATCATCTTCAACCTCTACGGCGTATGAGCGAGCCCGTCATCGAGGTCGATCGCCTGACGATCGGATGGGGCGACGTGGTCCTCATGAAGGACATCACGTTCGAGGTACCGGCCGGCGACGTGTTCGCGATCCTCGGCGGCAGCGGCGCGGGCAAGTCGACGCTCCTGCGCAACATGATCGGGCTCGAGGTGCCGAAGAGCGGCACCGTGCGCATCCGCGGCGCGGGCGCGGGGCACGACGACGGCCGGCCGTCGTTCGGCGTCCTCTTCCAGTCGGGTGCCCTCTTCGGGTCGATGACCGTGGGCGAGAACGTCGCGCTGCCGCTGCGGCAGTGGACCGATCTCGACGACGACAGCATCGAGGCGATCGTGCACGCGAAGCTGGCGCTGGTGGGGCTCGGCGGCTTCGAGCATCACCTGCCCGCGGAGATCTCGGGCGGCATGAAGAAGCGCGCCGGCATCGCGCGGGCGCTCGCGCTCGATTCGCCCATCATCTTCCTCGACGAGCCGTCGGCGGGCCTCGACCCCGTGAGCTCGGTCGAGCTCGACAACCTGATCCGGACGCTCTCCGACAACCTCGGCGTCACGGCCGTCGTCGTCACGCACGAATTGCAGAGCATCTTCGCGATCGTGAAGGACTGCATCCTGCTCGACCGCGACGCCCAGGGCATCATCGCACACGGCGACCCGCGCGAGCTCCGGGACCACTCGACCGATCCGCGCGTCTCGCGCTTCCTCAACCGCCGCATCGCAGAAGGGTGACGTCCGTGTCGCAGACCAACCATTGGAAGCTGGGACTCTTCGTCGTGGCCGGGATCGGGCTCGGTCTGGCGACGGTGTTCTGGATCGGGCTGCGGCGTCTCAACCGCGACTCGATTCCGGTCGTCACGTACTTCGACGAGTCCGTGCAGGGCCTCGACGTGGGGTCGCCCGTCAAGTTCCGCGGCGTCACGCTCGGCACGGTCGCGACCATCACGGTCGCGCCGGACCTCCGGCACGTCGAGGTCTGGATGCGCATCTACAGCGACGAGCTGCGCCGCATGGGCTTCGATCCCGACGGGCCGCGCGATCCGCTGCTGCGCCCGCAGCTCGCGTCGGCGGGCATCACCGGCGTCAAGTTCGTCCAGTTCGATACCTTCCCACCCGAGCGCTACAAGGAGGTGGATCTGCCGTTCGCCGTGCCGGAGAGCTACTACGTTCCGGCCGTGCCCTCGACCTTGAAGAGTCTCGAGGAGCTCGCGAACGACTTCGTGGCGCGCCTCCCGAAGCTGCAGGACCAGCTCGGCGACACGCTCATGGAAGCCAAGAAGTCGCTGCGCAATCTCGCCGACCTCGTGGGCTGGGTGAAGAGCGACGAGAGCGGCGTGCGCAAGCTCATCGGGTCGCTCGACGAGGCCGCGCGGACGCTGAAGAAGGCGATCCGCGAGGCCGAGCTCGGGCAGACGACGGGCTCGGTGCGCGCGGCGGCGGGGAGCGTCGGGGGGACGGCGTCGCAGCTCGGCGGACAGAGCGCGCAGCTCGAAGCGACGCTGGTCGCACTGCGCGAGACGCTCGAGGCCGTGCGGGCGCTCGCGGCGCGGCTTGAGCGCGATCCGAGCGCGCTGCTGCGCGGCCGCACGGTGGAGGAGCCGAAGTGAGGAGGCGAGGAATGTCGATGCGGTGGATCGGGGCCGTCTGCGTGCTGCTGGCCGGGTGCCTGCTCCCGTCGCCGCCCGACCCCCCGCGCTACTTCGCGCCGACGACCGAAGACGGCATGCCGCGCGCCGCGACGAACGCGCCCGTGCGCCTGGCGCCGGTGCGCAGCCCGACGTACCTCCGCGAGGCGATGGTATGGCGCCGCTCGGAGGTCGAGTACGGGTTCTACGACCAGCGGCGCTGGACCGAGCTGCCGTCGACCTACGTCGAGCGCGCGCTCGCCCGCGGCCTGTTCGCGGTCGAGCGGACGCCTGGGGAGGGCACGGCGAACCTGCCGGTCGTCTACGCCGAGGTGCGCGCGTTCGAGGACGTGCTCGCCCCCGTGCACGAGGCCCGGGTCGCGGTCGCGATCGAGGTCGTGGACGGCCGCTGCGTGCTCTTGCGGACGACCGTCGCAGCGACCCGCCCGCTCGCGAATGACGATCCCGGAGCGGCCGCGCGTGGCATCGGCGAGGCGCTCGACGAGGTCGCGCAGCAGGCCGACACGGAGATCCGCGACGCCGTCGCCCGTCGCCAGCCCTGCTCGTAGCCGGTCATGATCGGACGATTGCTCCGCCTCCTCGTGGGGATCGTCGTGGTCGTGACGCTGGCCGCCGGGCTCCTCGTCTGGCGCCTGCAACGCGCGCCGATCTCGCTCGACGTCTTCGTGC
This window harbors:
- a CDS encoding ATP-binding cassette domain-containing protein; this translates as MSEPVIEVDRLTIGWGDVVLMKDITFEVPAGDVFAILGGSGAGKSTLLRNMIGLEVPKSGTVRIRGAGAGHDDGRPSFGVLFQSGALFGSMTVGENVALPLRQWTDLDDDSIEAIVHAKLALVGLGGFEHHLPAEISGGMKKRAGIARALALDSPIIFLDEPSAGLDPVSSVELDNLIRTLSDNLGVTAVVVTHELQSIFAIVKDCILLDRDAQGIIAHGDPRELRDHSTDPRVSRFLNRRIAEG
- a CDS encoding MlaD family protein, whose translation is MSQTNHWKLGLFVVAGIGLGLATVFWIGLRRLNRDSIPVVTYFDESVQGLDVGSPVKFRGVTLGTVATITVAPDLRHVEVWMRIYSDELRRMGFDPDGPRDPLLRPQLASAGITGVKFVQFDTFPPERYKEVDLPFAVPESYYVPAVPSTLKSLEELANDFVARLPKLQDQLGDTLMEAKKSLRNLADLVGWVKSDESGVRKLIGSLDEAARTLKKAIREAELGQTTGSVRAAAGSVGGTASQLGGQSAQLEATLVALRETLEAVRALAARLERDPSALLRGRTVEEPK
- a CDS encoding ABC-type transport auxiliary lipoprotein family protein; the protein is MSMRWIGAVCVLLAGCLLPSPPDPPRYFAPTTEDGMPRAATNAPVRLAPVRSPTYLREAMVWRRSEVEYGFYDQRRWTELPSTYVERALARGLFAVERTPGEGTANLPVVYAEVRAFEDVLAPVHEARVAVAIEVVDGRCVLLRTTVAATRPLANDDPGAAARGIGEALDEVAQQADTEIRDAVARRQPCS
- a CDS encoding MlaE family lipid ABC transporter permease subunit, which gives rise to MEITRAEQEGGRLALRLAGTIGLDAVATLRARAQELAGEAARGVDFDLSKVDAMDGSAMAVLLQMRTELAHGGADVRVVGAHDAVARLYELYDSAERKASLRERPAPVSTLEQIGREVAGLITGLFEQLDYLGSLLRAFLDTLGRPANVNWGDIPRVMERAGADGFPIVVMITFLVGMVTAFQAIVQLRQFGADIFVADLVALSVARELGPLMTAIIVAGRSGAAFSAELGTMAVSEEIDALKTLGLSPYGFLVYPRLVALLLVVPLLTLIGDLCGILGGVFVSMLRLDITLSAYLQRTQQMLDLWDVGGGVLKSVFFGWAIALIACQRGIATRGGAAGVGLSTTSAVVASLFSLVVIDAVFTIIFNLYGV